The following are from one region of the Stigmatella ashevillena genome:
- the argH gene encoding argininosuccinate lyase encodes MAEETLWGKGLALDTIIHGFTVGDDPQVDLALAPHDALGSAAHARMLARVGLLSQADMQALVTALRSLHDEARAGAFTIRPEQEDGHTALEAALVERVGEPGRRIHLGRSRNDQVQLALRLLLREEVLVLGARAAELAGAFLDFAQAHADKPMPGYTHMRRAMPSTFGLWGAAFAEALLEELEALKGLWARVDRCPLGAAAGFGVPLPIDREYVATLLGFSRVQRSPIDVQNSRGRLETATLSWACSISSGLEKWLWDLALFTTEEFGFLTLPDAFTTGSSIMPQKKNPDVVELARGRCRELRGMARQVEEVASGLPSSYHRDFQLLKRPTLTALTSLRELLEVATRLVPVLQLRAEAAARACDDTLYAAHHAFTLAGRGLPFRDAYREVAHQLADGTFRPDRAALTATHLGGAGNLGLEQARAELATSRAWLTDTHRALADCAERIWHP; translated from the coding sequence GTGGCTGAAGAGACGCTGTGGGGCAAGGGCCTGGCGCTGGACACCATCATCCACGGCTTCACCGTCGGGGATGATCCTCAGGTGGATCTCGCGCTCGCCCCTCATGACGCGCTGGGCAGCGCCGCCCATGCCCGGATGCTGGCGCGCGTGGGCCTCTTGTCCCAAGCGGACATGCAGGCCCTGGTCACGGCCCTGCGCTCGCTGCACGACGAGGCGCGTGCCGGAGCGTTCACCATCCGCCCGGAGCAGGAGGACGGACACACGGCGCTGGAGGCCGCGCTCGTGGAGCGCGTCGGAGAGCCCGGCCGGCGCATCCACCTGGGCCGCTCGCGCAATGATCAGGTGCAGTTGGCCCTCCGGTTGCTGCTGCGCGAGGAGGTGCTGGTGCTCGGCGCCCGCGCGGCGGAGCTGGCCGGGGCCTTCCTGGACTTCGCCCAGGCCCACGCAGACAAGCCCATGCCCGGCTACACCCACATGCGGAGGGCCATGCCGAGCACGTTCGGGCTGTGGGGTGCCGCCTTCGCCGAGGCCCTGCTGGAAGAGCTGGAGGCCTTGAAGGGCCTGTGGGCCCGCGTGGACCGGTGCCCCCTGGGCGCCGCGGCGGGCTTCGGCGTGCCCTTGCCCATCGACAGGGAGTATGTGGCCACCCTGCTCGGTTTCTCCCGCGTGCAACGCAGCCCCATCGATGTCCAGAACAGCCGGGGACGGCTCGAGACGGCGACGCTCTCGTGGGCCTGTTCCATCTCCAGCGGACTGGAGAAGTGGCTGTGGGATCTGGCGCTCTTCACCACCGAGGAATTCGGCTTCCTCACGCTGCCCGACGCCTTCACCACCGGCTCGTCCATCATGCCGCAGAAGAAGAACCCGGACGTGGTGGAGCTGGCGCGAGGCCGATGCCGGGAACTGCGCGGCATGGCCCGTCAGGTGGAAGAGGTGGCCAGCGGCCTGCCCTCCAGCTACCACCGCGACTTCCAGTTGCTCAAGCGCCCCACCCTCACGGCGCTCACCTCCTTGCGCGAGCTGCTGGAGGTGGCCACGCGCCTGGTGCCCGTGCTCCAGCTTCGCGCCGAGGCCGCCGCCCGCGCCTGCGACGACACGCTGTACGCGGCCCACCATGCCTTCACGCTCGCCGGGCGGGGCCTGCCGTTCCGGGATGCCTACCGCGAGGTGGCTCACCAGCTCGCCGATGGCACCTTCCGGCCGGACCGCGCCGCGCTGACCGCCACCCACCTGGGCGGCGCCGGCAACCTAGGCCTGGAGCAGGCCCGCGCCGAGCTGGCCACCTCCCGTGCCTGGCTCACCGATACCCACCGCGCGCTCGCGGACTGTGCCGAGCGCATCTGGCACCCCTGA
- the argG gene encoding argininosuccinate synthase gives MSKKPVVLAFSGGLDTSFCVVYLREQGHAVTTVTVDTGGFSADALKRMPEQSARLGAVAHHTVDGRALLFNDYLRYLLAGNVLRGQAYPLSVSAERVCQATEVVRMAREVGAQALAHGSTGAGNDQIRFDVAFRALAPDLDLITPIRDLSLSRAQEMSFLAERGFPMPAKTAAYSVNEGMWGTSVGGKETHDSWSALPEAAYPGGVVPNDLAPRTLVVGFEKGRPVSLDGKALSPVEIISELNTAGQPYGVGRGVHLGDTILGIKGRVGFEAPAAVMLITAHRELEKLVLSGKQLFWKETLGNLYGTLLHEGNFFDPLARDLESFLTSSQERVTGDVRLTLQPRALLVEGVRSPYSLMDAKVASYGEANHMWTGAEAAGFAKVYGVAQTLALKVKS, from the coding sequence ATGAGCAAGAAACCCGTGGTGCTGGCCTTCTCCGGCGGTCTGGACACCTCCTTCTGCGTCGTCTACCTGCGCGAGCAGGGCCACGCCGTCACCACCGTCACCGTGGACACCGGTGGCTTCTCGGCCGACGCCCTCAAGCGCATGCCCGAGCAGTCGGCGCGCCTGGGCGCCGTGGCCCACCACACGGTGGATGGCCGCGCGCTCCTCTTCAACGACTACCTGCGCTACCTGCTCGCCGGCAACGTGCTGCGCGGCCAGGCCTACCCGCTGAGCGTCTCCGCCGAGCGCGTCTGCCAAGCCACCGAGGTGGTGCGCATGGCCCGCGAGGTGGGCGCCCAGGCGCTGGCCCACGGCTCCACCGGCGCTGGCAACGATCAGATCCGCTTCGATGTGGCCTTCCGAGCGCTGGCCCCGGACCTGGATCTCATCACCCCCATCCGGGATCTCTCCCTGAGCCGGGCCCAGGAGATGTCCTTCCTGGCCGAGCGCGGCTTCCCCATGCCCGCGAAGACGGCCGCCTACTCCGTCAACGAGGGCATGTGGGGCACCTCCGTGGGAGGCAAGGAGACGCACGACTCCTGGAGCGCGCTGCCCGAGGCCGCGTACCCGGGCGGCGTGGTGCCCAACGACCTGGCGCCCCGCACGCTGGTGGTGGGCTTCGAGAAGGGCCGTCCGGTGTCGCTGGATGGCAAGGCGCTGTCTCCCGTGGAGATCATCTCCGAGCTGAACACCGCGGGCCAGCCCTACGGCGTGGGGCGCGGCGTGCACCTGGGAGACACCATCCTGGGCATCAAGGGCCGCGTGGGCTTCGAGGCCCCCGCCGCGGTGATGCTCATCACCGCGCACCGGGAACTGGAGAAGCTGGTGCTCTCCGGCAAGCAGCTCTTCTGGAAGGAGACGCTGGGCAACCTCTACGGCACGCTGCTGCACGAGGGGAACTTCTTTGATCCGCTGGCGCGCGACCTGGAGTCCTTCCTGACGTCCTCCCAGGAGCGGGTGACGGGCGACGTGCGGCTGACGCTGCAGCCGCGCGCCCTGCTGGTCGAGGGGGTGCGTTCGCCGTACTCGCTGATGGACGCCAAGGTGGCCAGCTACGGTGAGGCCAACCACATGTGGACGGGAGCCGAAGCCGCGGGCTTCGCCAAGGTGTATGGCGTGGCACAAACCCTGGCCCTCAAGGTGAAATCATGA
- a CDS encoding DUF1611 domain-containing protein, protein MKVHVDKVGSVTRNLRLGRTVSLTSDIQAVEGAVIAARIHGEKSVYNQLEDIHGRLVTLHGGDIIVGALGHRNALHGYEGVVPEKVEAGQRLHVLNMGGVIGQCTSHNPGVGTPFEAEVLGQVLVFPEFQSRTGQPAHIRAGALRGSEKAVTCPVVYVVGTCMNAGKTYAACALVRRLAQAGYRVGGAKLTGVSLMRDTLSMRDSGAEVVMDFTDAGTVCTSARTASAVSRIIFSELAASEVDVIVAETGDGIMGEYGVQAILADPGLRGLGSSFVLCANDPVGASGGVRHLKETYGIPVDVVAGPATDNRVGIRFVEREVGVPARNARADAAGLGNLILERLAPHLGTGRRSA, encoded by the coding sequence ATGAAGGTACACGTCGACAAGGTGGGCAGCGTCACCCGCAACTTGCGCCTGGGACGCACCGTGAGCCTCACCTCCGACATCCAGGCGGTGGAGGGCGCCGTCATCGCCGCGCGCATTCACGGCGAGAAGTCCGTCTACAACCAGCTCGAGGATATTCACGGCCGGCTGGTGACGCTGCACGGCGGGGACATCATCGTGGGGGCGCTGGGACACCGCAACGCGCTGCACGGCTACGAAGGCGTGGTGCCCGAGAAGGTGGAAGCCGGCCAGCGGCTGCACGTGCTCAACATGGGCGGCGTCATCGGCCAGTGCACCTCGCACAACCCGGGCGTGGGCACGCCCTTCGAGGCGGAAGTGCTCGGCCAGGTGCTCGTGTTTCCCGAGTTCCAGTCCCGCACGGGCCAGCCAGCCCACATCCGCGCGGGCGCGCTCCGGGGCTCGGAGAAGGCGGTGACGTGCCCGGTGGTGTACGTGGTGGGCACCTGCATGAACGCCGGCAAGACGTACGCCGCCTGTGCCCTGGTGCGCAGGCTCGCGCAGGCCGGCTACCGCGTCGGGGGCGCCAAGCTCACGGGCGTGTCGCTCATGCGCGACACGCTGAGCATGCGGGACTCGGGCGCGGAGGTGGTGATGGACTTCACCGACGCGGGGACCGTGTGCACCAGCGCCCGGACCGCCTCCGCTGTGTCCCGCATCATCTTCTCCGAGCTGGCGGCCTCCGAGGTGGACGTCATCGTCGCGGAGACGGGGGACGGCATCATGGGCGAGTACGGCGTGCAGGCCATCCTCGCGGACCCCGGGCTGCGCGGCCTGGGCAGCTCCTTCGTGCTCTGCGCCAATGATCCGGTGGGCGCCTCCGGAGGCGTGCGCCACCTGAAGGAGACGTACGGCATCCCGGTGGACGTCGTGGCCGGTCCCGCCACCGACAACCGGGTGGGCATCCGCTTCGTCGAGCGCGAAGTGGGGGTGCCTGCCCGCAACGCCCGCGCGGATGCGGCGGGCCTCGGCAATCTCATCCTGGAGCGCCTGGCGCCCCATCTTGGTACCGGTCGGAGGAGCGCATGA
- the argC gene encoding N-acetyl-gamma-glutamyl-phosphate reductase, with amino-acid sequence MSRIHAYILGASGFGGGELLRLLAGHPSVAGLRAVSKPHADTLFWKVHPHLRSLVDGHFEAEPDWKWLTDSPQPVVFSCLEDEELARQLPALEQKWAELGLSDRMILIDLSPDFRLDHAGRYAATHGRPHPTPEQLERFVYGLTEWRRDKLKGAKRISNPGCFATAVQLALLPVAATPGLGLIAATAVTGSSGSGAAPGDVTHHPTRAHDFRAYRPLEHQQEAEIDVMLVAHKASRHRLTFVPHSAPLVRGIFATVQFEWPETAGGVSTASLTTQYRNYYTGAPFIRLVEGSPRLASVVGSNFVDIAVATRGRTVAVMVALDNLVKGMAGQAVQNLNVALGLPEDTALRQAACYPC; translated from the coding sequence ATGAGTCGGATTCACGCCTATATCCTGGGAGCGTCGGGCTTTGGTGGTGGGGAGCTGCTGCGGCTGCTGGCAGGGCACCCTTCCGTCGCGGGCTTGAGGGCGGTGTCCAAGCCTCACGCGGACACCCTGTTCTGGAAGGTGCACCCGCACCTGCGCAGCCTGGTGGACGGCCACTTCGAGGCCGAGCCGGACTGGAAGTGGCTCACGGACTCCCCTCAGCCGGTGGTCTTCTCCTGCCTGGAGGACGAAGAGCTGGCCAGGCAGCTTCCCGCCCTGGAGCAGAAGTGGGCCGAGTTGGGGCTGTCCGACCGGATGATCCTCATCGATCTGTCCCCGGACTTCCGGCTGGACCATGCGGGGCGCTATGCCGCCACGCATGGCCGCCCCCACCCCACGCCGGAGCAGTTGGAGCGCTTCGTCTACGGCCTCACCGAGTGGCGCCGCGACAAGCTCAAGGGGGCCAAGCGCATCTCCAACCCGGGGTGCTTCGCCACCGCCGTACAGCTCGCGCTGCTGCCCGTCGCGGCCACGCCGGGCCTGGGCCTCATCGCCGCCACGGCCGTGACCGGCTCCTCGGGCTCCGGGGCGGCCCCCGGCGACGTGACGCACCACCCCACCCGCGCGCATGACTTCCGCGCCTACCGTCCGCTGGAGCACCAGCAGGAGGCGGAGATTGACGTGATGCTCGTGGCGCACAAGGCCTCACGCCACCGGCTCACCTTCGTGCCGCACTCGGCGCCGCTCGTGCGCGGCATCTTCGCCACCGTGCAGTTCGAGTGGCCGGAGACCGCCGGGGGCGTGAGCACCGCGTCCCTCACCACGCAGTACCGCAACTACTACACCGGCGCACCGTTCATCCGGCTGGTGGAAGGCAGCCCGCGGCTGGCCTCGGTGGTGGGCAGCAACTTCGTCGACATCGCGGTGGCGACGCGCGGCCGCACGGTGGCGGTGATGGTGGCCCTGGACAACCTGGTGAAGGGCATGGCGGGCCAGGCGGTGCAGAACCTGAACGTGGCCCTCGGGCTGCCAGAGGACACCGCCCTGCGGCAAGCCGCCTGCTACCCCTGCTGA
- the hisN gene encoding histidinol-phosphatase, with amino-acid sequence MTTEAQGLMQAAAEVARKSGDVALEFFRKGVTVDIKKDGTPVTVADRTAEKTARDWIEAHFPQDGILGEEFGETRPGARRRWILDPIDGTKTFIRGVPLWGTLVAVAEGERILCGAAYFPPVGELLVAAPGGGCFWNDKPTRVSELADLSQAVALCTDERFQVHPDRGERWRTLTGRSAIARTWGDCYGYLLVATGRAEVMVDEVMSPWDAAALQPIIEEAGGVFTDWTGARTAFGGSAIATNAALASQVRELLGAVSPAKAPRP; translated from the coding sequence ATGACGACGGAAGCTCAAGGATTGATGCAGGCCGCCGCGGAAGTCGCGCGCAAGTCGGGAGATGTGGCGCTCGAGTTCTTCCGCAAAGGCGTCACGGTGGACATCAAGAAGGACGGCACGCCGGTGACGGTGGCCGACCGGACCGCCGAGAAGACCGCGCGCGATTGGATTGAGGCCCACTTCCCGCAGGATGGAATCCTCGGAGAGGAGTTCGGCGAGACGCGGCCTGGAGCCCGCCGCCGGTGGATTCTGGATCCCATTGATGGGACGAAGACCTTCATCCGGGGCGTCCCGCTCTGGGGAACCCTGGTGGCGGTCGCCGAGGGAGAGCGCATCCTCTGCGGGGCGGCCTATTTCCCCCCAGTGGGAGAGCTGCTGGTGGCCGCGCCCGGCGGGGGATGCTTCTGGAATGACAAGCCCACCCGGGTGTCCGAGCTCGCCGACCTGTCCCAGGCGGTGGCGCTGTGCACGGACGAGCGCTTCCAGGTTCATCCGGACCGGGGCGAGCGGTGGCGGACGCTCACAGGCCGCTCGGCCATCGCCCGCACCTGGGGCGATTGCTACGGCTACCTGCTCGTGGCGACGGGCCGGGCCGAGGTGATGGTGGATGAGGTGATGTCCCCCTGGGACGCGGCGGCGCTCCAGCCCATCATTGAAGAGGCGGGCGGCGTCTTCACCGACTGGACGGGGGCTCGCACCGCGTTCGGCGGCAGCGCCATCGCCACGAACGCGGCCCTGGCTTCCCAGGTGCGCGAGCTCCTCGGGGCCGTTTCCCCCGCGAAGGCGCCTCGGCCGTGA
- the truA gene encoding tRNA pseudouridine(38-40) synthase TruA — protein sequence MPRLKLTIEYDGSRYVGWQVQRNGRSVQAELGEALGRLLGGPVEVVAAGRTDSGVHATGQVVCFDTERQLPLKAYHRGLNGLLPEDIAVVHAEEVSAAFDPRRWSRGKRYRYRVSNLPSRSPLRRHTHWEIYAPLQVEAMARAATSLLGRHDYSAFRASDCQAAHAVREVRRLSVEGTAGDAVAFVVEGTAFLKHMVRNLVGTLVEVGKGRRPEAWVAEVLASGDRTLAGPTAPSHGLVLEEVFYGEGPPPRQAGDSADVFEDGS from the coding sequence GTGCCTCGCCTGAAACTGACGATCGAATACGACGGCTCCCGCTACGTGGGGTGGCAGGTGCAGCGCAACGGCCGCTCCGTCCAGGCGGAGCTGGGCGAGGCGCTGGGCCGGTTGCTCGGAGGGCCCGTGGAGGTGGTGGCCGCGGGGCGGACGGACTCCGGCGTCCACGCCACGGGACAGGTGGTGTGCTTCGACACGGAGCGCCAACTGCCGCTCAAGGCCTACCACCGGGGGCTCAACGGCCTGCTGCCCGAGGACATCGCGGTGGTCCACGCCGAGGAGGTGTCCGCGGCGTTCGATCCCCGGCGCTGGTCCCGGGGAAAGCGCTACCGCTACCGGGTGAGCAACCTGCCTTCGCGCTCGCCGCTGCGCCGCCACACCCACTGGGAGATTTATGCCCCCCTCCAGGTGGAGGCCATGGCCCGCGCCGCCACGTCCCTGCTCGGCAGGCATGACTACTCCGCCTTCCGGGCCTCGGATTGCCAGGCGGCGCATGCGGTCCGGGAGGTGCGCCGGTTGAGCGTGGAGGGCACGGCCGGGGATGCCGTGGCGTTCGTCGTGGAGGGCACGGCCTTCCTCAAGCACATGGTGCGCAACCTCGTGGGCACATTGGTGGAGGTGGGCAAGGGCCGTCGGCCCGAAGCCTGGGTGGCCGAAGTGCTCGCCTCGGGAGACCGGACCTTGGCGGGCCCCACCGCCCCGTCTCACGGCCTGGTGCTGGAAGAGGTCTTCTATGGAGAGGGTCCGCCTCCCCGCCAGGCAGGGGACTCGGCGGACGTGTTCGAAGACGGCTCCTGA
- a CDS encoding serine/threonine protein kinase gives MSILASRDTSRFGKYQLIDRIAVGGMAEIFLAHQVDGEGLETPVVIKRIRPHLSKHASFVKMFLNEARLAAQLNHPNIVQIHDLGKIGESYFIAMEYIFGRDMRRIIPKAEELGIPFPLVYALKIASDVCAGLHYAHRKVDLYGNPLNIVHRDVTPENIFVAFDGMVKVLDFGIAKATNQVEETRSGELKGKLSYMSPEQCQGKAVDCRSDIFSVGVALYEWLTGFKLFTGESEVAVMRSITEGKIYAPSYFKADIPEPVEAILMKALDKDRERRYQSAAEMRAAIDAFLNAYEFTPTQLHLSNFLRQLFLDEMQAEQGRLVQQTSGLEEVLELEEAKSDPAAPTGIPSGAPVAVPPPPPREKRNLSERLLSVPLPAEQMAALESVAQRNGVSVNKMVAELLAAWLKYR, from the coding sequence ATGTCCATCCTTGCCTCGCGAGACACCAGCCGGTTCGGCAAGTACCAGCTCATCGACCGCATCGCGGTCGGGGGGATGGCGGAGATCTTCCTGGCACACCAGGTGGATGGGGAGGGGCTGGAGACGCCCGTCGTCATCAAGCGCATCCGCCCGCACCTGTCCAAGCACGCCAGCTTCGTGAAGATGTTCCTCAACGAGGCCCGGCTGGCCGCGCAGCTCAACCACCCCAACATCGTGCAGATCCATGATCTGGGGAAGATCGGCGAGAGCTACTTCATCGCCATGGAGTACATCTTCGGCCGGGACATGCGGCGCATCATCCCCAAGGCCGAGGAGCTGGGAATCCCATTCCCCCTGGTGTACGCGCTGAAGATCGCCTCGGACGTGTGCGCGGGGTTGCACTATGCGCACCGCAAGGTGGATCTCTACGGCAATCCGTTGAACATCGTTCACCGGGACGTGACGCCGGAGAACATCTTCGTGGCGTTCGACGGCATGGTGAAGGTGCTGGACTTCGGCATCGCCAAGGCCACCAACCAGGTGGAGGAGACACGCTCCGGAGAACTCAAGGGGAAGCTCAGCTACATGAGCCCCGAGCAGTGCCAGGGCAAGGCCGTGGACTGCCGCAGCGACATCTTCTCGGTAGGGGTGGCGCTCTACGAGTGGCTCACCGGCTTCAAGCTCTTCACGGGCGAGTCCGAGGTGGCGGTGATGCGCAGCATCACCGAGGGAAAGATCTACGCGCCCTCCTATTTCAAGGCGGACATTCCCGAGCCGGTCGAGGCCATTCTGATGAAGGCGCTCGACAAGGATCGGGAGCGCCGCTACCAGTCGGCGGCGGAGATGCGCGCGGCCATCGACGCCTTCCTCAACGCCTACGAGTTCACCCCGACCCAGCTCCACCTCTCCAACTTCTTGCGCCAGCTCTTCCTGGACGAGATGCAGGCGGAGCAGGGCCGGTTGGTCCAGCAGACCTCGGGCTTGGAGGAGGTGCTGGAACTGGAGGAGGCGAAGTCCGATCCCGCCGCCCCCACGGGGATCCCCAGCGGGGCACCGGTCGCTGTCCCGCCGCCGCCGCCCCGCGAGAAGCGCAACCTCTCCGAGCGGCTCCTGAGCGTTCCCCTCCCTGCGGAGCAGATGGCCGCGCTGGAGTCGGTGGCCCAGCGCAACGGCGTCTCCGTGAACAAGATGGTGGCGGAGCTTCTCGCGGCCTGGCTGAAGTACCGCTGA
- a CDS encoding class I SAM-dependent rRNA methyltransferase, with amino-acid sequence MSASLTERLREARAQRGALLSDPRTTAFRLVNGAPDGVPDVTVDTFSGVPVVSLYRDFTPSEEQALVDAAWEAWAPRSLYLKRRPREARVLANVAREVVAPEQPARGEPVESLEALENGVRFLIRPAQGLSVGLYLDMRETRGWLRGEVRGLTVLNLFSYTCAFGVVATAGGAKRVLNVDTSRRVLDWGEENARLNGQPVDRYDYVAGDVFDWLGRLAKKGERFDVVISDPPSFSTTRTTRFSAARDYPLLAEAAARVVAPGGRLVACCNLAPLTPRRFEGLVDEGVARAGREARFVASLGPSPVDFPSSPEAPSGLKVHVVQLR; translated from the coding sequence ATGAGCGCTTCCCTTACCGAACGGCTCCGCGAGGCCCGGGCCCAGCGGGGCGCGTTGCTCTCGGACCCGCGCACCACCGCTTTCCGCCTGGTGAATGGCGCTCCGGACGGCGTGCCCGACGTCACCGTGGACACCTTCTCGGGCGTTCCCGTGGTCAGCCTGTACCGGGACTTCACGCCGTCCGAAGAGCAGGCGCTGGTGGACGCGGCCTGGGAGGCCTGGGCGCCGCGCAGCCTCTACCTCAAGCGCCGTCCCCGGGAGGCCCGGGTGTTGGCCAACGTGGCCCGCGAAGTGGTGGCCCCCGAGCAGCCCGCGCGGGGCGAGCCGGTGGAGTCCCTGGAGGCGCTGGAGAACGGCGTGCGCTTCCTCATCCGCCCCGCGCAAGGGCTCTCGGTGGGGCTGTACCTGGACATGCGCGAGACGCGGGGCTGGTTGCGCGGGGAGGTGAGGGGGCTCACGGTGCTCAACCTCTTCTCCTACACCTGTGCCTTCGGCGTGGTGGCCACCGCGGGCGGGGCGAAGCGGGTGCTCAACGTGGACACCAGTCGGCGGGTGCTGGACTGGGGCGAGGAGAACGCTCGCCTCAACGGGCAGCCCGTGGACCGGTACGACTATGTCGCTGGGGACGTCTTCGACTGGCTCGGGCGCCTGGCCAAGAAAGGCGAGCGCTTCGATGTCGTCATCTCGGATCCGCCCTCGTTCTCCACCACGCGCACCACGCGCTTCTCGGCGGCCCGGGACTACCCCCTGCTGGCCGAGGCCGCCGCGCGGGTGGTGGCGCCCGGGGGGCGGTTGGTGGCGTGCTGCAATCTGGCGCCCCTGACGCCTCGGCGCTTCGAGGGGCTGGTGGACGAAGGGGTGGCGCGGGCTGGTCGGGAGGCCCGCTTTGTGGCGTCGCTCGGCCCCTCCCCGGTCGACTTCCCGTCTTCCCCGGAGGCCCCCTCGGGGCTCAAGGTCCACGTCGTCCAACTGCGTTAG
- a CDS encoding amidohydrolase family protein — protein sequence MEGRLLLKNCAVFRADGRVRTGMALLIEEGRIRRVAPNEEIPVLPGDWEVACRGRLVAPGLVDCHTHLVGGQLLPPSGNFLLSSPSTRMERRRHVASLLTPGEVAALSRFAIARALRDGITLAVEHLESPGDVAGALEAQASAAVDLGLRLVSGHLTHQLQGDAAAAAWLEANADFARRRREHPLVRGAVGFLSSHTCDDALLRRIRDVAEASGAPLLFHLSEGQEDLTVTYARHGKRVVPRLEELGLLGSRSIAAHARTIDTAESARLVATQTFVAISPRSYLTSERTGESLETVLMRQHLVGLGTSGHGTLWDEALATFVTLLRISRAGRLPDPDGALAQCLVSGPAELCTRLFNVPSGSLEEGFLADLVVYDYVPTADPETGYSPDLVGQLARSRVAWTIVNGRVTVREGQLLGSDFVELSREATAALASVWTRARLTG from the coding sequence ATGGAAGGCCGCCTTCTGCTCAAGAACTGCGCCGTGTTCCGCGCGGACGGTCGGGTCCGCACGGGCATGGCCCTGCTGATCGAGGAGGGCCGCATTCGTCGCGTGGCGCCCAATGAGGAGATCCCCGTTCTGCCGGGGGACTGGGAGGTGGCCTGCCGGGGCCGGTTGGTGGCCCCGGGGCTGGTGGATTGCCATACGCACCTGGTGGGCGGTCAGCTCCTTCCGCCTTCGGGCAACTTCCTGCTGAGCTCGCCCTCCACTCGCATGGAACGGCGGAGGCACGTGGCCTCGCTGCTGACCCCCGGAGAGGTGGCGGCCCTCTCCCGGTTCGCCATCGCCCGGGCGCTGCGGGACGGCATCACCCTGGCCGTGGAGCACCTGGAATCCCCCGGGGATGTGGCCGGGGCGCTCGAGGCCCAAGCCTCCGCGGCGGTGGACCTCGGCCTCCGGCTGGTGTCGGGCCACCTCACCCATCAGCTCCAGGGAGATGCTGCCGCCGCGGCCTGGCTCGAGGCCAACGCGGACTTCGCGCGCCGCCGCCGCGAGCACCCCTTGGTGCGGGGCGCCGTGGGCTTCCTGTCTTCCCACACCTGCGATGATGCGCTCCTGCGCCGCATCCGCGACGTGGCTGAGGCGTCTGGGGCACCCCTGCTCTTCCACCTCTCCGAAGGGCAGGAGGACCTCACCGTGACGTATGCGCGGCACGGCAAGCGGGTGGTCCCCCGGTTGGAGGAGCTGGGGCTGCTGGGGAGCCGTTCGATCGCCGCGCACGCGCGCACCATCGACACGGCGGAGTCCGCGCGGCTCGTGGCCACCCAAACCTTCGTGGCCATCAGTCCCCGCTCCTATCTCACCAGCGAGCGCACCGGCGAGTCCCTGGAGACGGTGCTCATGCGGCAGCACTTGGTGGGCCTGGGCACCAGTGGCCATGGAACCCTCTGGGACGAGGCCCTGGCCACCTTCGTGACGCTGCTGCGCATCTCCCGCGCGGGCCGCTTGCCGGATCCGGACGGCGCGCTGGCGCAATGCCTGGTGAGCGGTCCCGCCGAGCTGTGCACCCGCTTGTTCAACGTGCCCTCGGGGAGCTTGGAGGAGGGCTTCCTGGCCGATCTGGTGGTCTACGACTACGTGCCCACGGCGGATCCGGAGACGGGCTACTCGCCGGACCTGGTGGGGCAGTTGGCCCGCTCGCGCGTGGCCTGGACCATCGTGAACGGCCGGGTCACCGTGCGCGAGGGCCAGTTGCTCGGCAGCGACTTCGTGGAGCTGTCCCGGGAGGCCACCGCCGCGCTCGCCAGTGTGTGGACCCGCGCCCGGCTTACCGGATGA